The Thiohalorhabdus denitrificans genome includes a window with the following:
- a CDS encoding sigma-54 interaction domain-containing protein has translation MADAFERTLIGRAPSFQAALRTAAVAAATDVSVLVLGETGTGKELLARALHAESPRSGGPFVSVNCAALPEELAESQLFGHRKGAFTGAVDNSPGMVASAEGGTLFLDEVGELSAGLQAKLLRFLEAGEYQPVGAAAPQRANVRLVAATNRDLFQEVRAGRFREDLYYRLHVVPVELPPLRERPGDVSLLLERLTADLADRYDLAAPRFNSAARARLEAYAWPGNVRELRNLCERLVIMLPGWEVGPGNLPEELGREEAAPAGPFTLPETGLRLDALEADLIRQALERTAGNRSRAARLLGLTRDTLLYRLKKYAIQA, from the coding sequence ATGGCGGATGCCTTCGAGCGAACGCTGATCGGCAGGGCGCCCAGCTTCCAGGCGGCGCTGCGCACCGCCGCGGTCGCCGCGGCCACGGACGTCTCGGTCCTGGTCCTGGGCGAGACGGGCACCGGCAAGGAGCTGCTGGCGCGCGCCCTGCACGCCGAGAGCCCCCGGTCCGGAGGCCCCTTCGTGTCGGTGAACTGCGCCGCCCTGCCCGAGGAGCTGGCGGAATCCCAGCTCTTCGGCCACCGCAAGGGGGCCTTCACCGGCGCGGTGGACAACAGCCCGGGAATGGTGGCCTCCGCCGAGGGCGGCACCCTGTTCCTGGACGAGGTGGGCGAGCTGTCGGCGGGGCTGCAGGCCAAGCTGCTGCGCTTCCTGGAGGCCGGGGAGTACCAGCCGGTGGGGGCCGCCGCGCCGCAGCGCGCCAACGTCCGCCTAGTCGCGGCCACCAACCGGGACCTGTTCCAGGAGGTGCGGGCCGGCCGTTTCCGGGAGGATCTCTACTACCGCCTGCACGTGGTCCCCGTGGAGCTGCCGCCGCTGCGGGAGCGGCCGGGGGACGTGTCCCTGCTCCTGGAGCGCCTCACCGCCGATCTCGCCGACCGCTACGACCTCGCCGCCCCCCGTTTCAACAGCGCGGCCCGCGCCCGACTGGAGGCCTACGCCTGGCCGGGCAACGTCCGGGAGCTGCGCAACCTGTGCGAGCGCCTGGTGATCATGCTTCCGGGGTGGGAGGTGGGGCCCGGGAACCTGCCCGAGGAGCTGGGCCGGGAGGAGGCGGCCCCGGCGGGCCCCTTCACCCTGCCCGAGACCGGCCTGCGCCTGGACGCCCTGGAGGCCGACCTGATCCGCCAGGCCCTGGAGCGCACCGCGGGCAACCGCAGCCGGGCCGCCCGCCTCCTCGGCCTCACCCGCGACACCCTCCTGTACCGCCTGAAGAAATACGCCATTCAAGCCTGA